The genomic DNA CTACCGTCTTGCTGGAGGCGGCGCAAGCCTCCCATGCTTTCGAGTGCCGTTTTGTGCGCGCCGGGCGGGTGCGCACAGCCAGCGGCGAACTCAGCGACATCGAGATCGAAGCCCAGGCTCTTCAGGAGGCTGTGGCGCAGGGTTTATTCGAGGGTAGGGCGGTCTTTATTGACCACGCTTCGCCGCTGGATTACCCCTCGCTGCGCGATCTGGTGGGAGTAACCGAACTGGCAGTCTATGACGCCGCCGAGCAGGCCGTGCGCGGGCGACTCAGACTTTATGAGACGCCCGACGGCAAAGCAATGCATGCCTTGCTAACCCGCCTGGTGGAGGATCGCCAGTCCGGGCGCCCGGTGCCGGATGTCGGTTTGTCGCTGACCTTTTATCCACGCTGGGGCAGGAGCGATCCGCAAAGCAATCTGCGCCGGGTGATCGGCATTCGGCAAATCGAATCGGTGGATCTGGTCTTTCAACCCGCGGCTGACGGCCGCATTTTACATACCTTATCGCAACAGAAAGGAACTGAAATGAGCGCAGAAGAATCGACTCCGCTGGCTTCTCCACCTGCGGTGGAAGAAACAACTGTGTCGCCGCTGACGGCTGACATGCCCGGCGAGCCGCAGACCCAGCCTGCCTCGCAGGCGGCTGCTGTGCAGGATTGGTCGCAAGCCTTGAGCGCTTCGGCGGCTGCCTTTATGATCGCCAACAGCGGCTTGCCGGGTGCCGCCCGCCAAAAGCTGCTCGCCCAAAGTTATCGCACTCCCTCTGAGGTGGTCGAAGCAATTGAACAAGAGCGTGCCTACCTCGCCAGCCTTGCTCAGGAGAACGTGATCCAGATTGGCAACACCCCGCCCCGCCAGGCGCAGATCACGGTCGGTGCCAGCGGTTTGGAACGCCTTGAGCAGGCGCTTGAAGCCCTGATCCGCGGCGGACGCCCTCCCGCGGGGGTCCAACCTCTAAGCGGCATTCGCGAACTGTATAACCTGCTGAGCGGCGATTATGAGATGACCGGCGTTTTCCAGCCACAGCGCGTTTATCTTGCCAATGTCAATTCTTCCACAATGGCGAATCTGGTTGCCAATGTGATGAACAAAGTCCTGGCGCAGGAATTCAGCGAGTACCCGCAGTGGTGGCAGCCCTTCGTCACCCAGATGGACTTCAACAGCCTGCAAGACATTCGCTGGATCACGCTGGGTGGCGTGGGTGAATTGCCCACTGTGCCCGAAGGCGCCGCCTATACCGAGTTGAATTGGGGGGATAAATACGAAACGGCCAGTTTTGTCAAAAAAGGCGGCTATCTGGGTATTACCATCGAAGCCATTGACAAAGATGATACCAACCGTCTGCGGGCAGCGCCCCGCGCCCTGGCGCAGGCTGCCTGGCTGACATTGGGTAAAGCCATTTCGAACATCTTTACCACCAACAACGGCGGTGGACCGACCCTCAGCGATGGCTTGCCCCTCTTCCACGCCTCACACGGCAACCTCGGTTCGACCGCACTCTCTTATAGCTCGTGGGTGGCCGCCCGCAATGCCATGCGCAAGCAAAGTGAGGTTGGTTCTGGCGAACGCCTGGGCTTTCTCACCGCGCCGCGCTTTCTGCTCGTGCCGCCCGATCTGGAGGTGACTGCCCTGCAAATTCTGGCTTCGGCGCACGATTACAGCTATACCCTTGCCAATGGACTGGGTCCAGGTCCGATCAATGTCTTCAGCGAAGGGGAGACGGCTGACCTGCGCCTGCGCTCTGCCCGCGAGCGGGTGGTGGTTGTGGATTTATGGAGCGACGCCAACGATTGGGCAGCGGTTGCCGACCCGCGCCTTTATCCCTCGATTGGGCTGGGCTATCGTTATGGACGTGCCCCGGAGATCTACAGCGTCAGTTCACCTACCGCCGGGCTGATGTTCTCCAACGATGTGATGCCGATCAAGGTGCGCTTCTTCTTTGCCGTTGGCCCGGTGGATTATCGCGGCCTGTATAAAGCCAATGTCTCTTAGGAGAGAATCCGGAATCCGGCATACACCGTCAGAACGTCCCGAAGGTTTTCCAAAAGGCGATTTTGGTGGCTCAAGCGAGCCTTCGGGACACCCAATGCCTATCTCGACTGGATGGAAAAGGAGCAAAAGCATGGAAACCCTGATGAACTACACCTTTCATGTGCCCGGAACGCTGGTCGCCAACCTGACCCCGCTGTTTGCCGTGCCGTTTGATTGCACTCTGTTGCACGTCTCGGCAGTAGCTTCCAACAACAGCGATGCCACCCTCCAGGTTGGCACGCCTGCCAACCCGGCAGCCTACCTGGCTGAGTTTCCTATTGGCGATAGCCAGAGCCCGGTGGTCAAAGCCAGCTTCAAGGACTTTGTCGGCGGACAGTATCCGCGCCTGAACGCCGGCAGCAGCTTACTGATCACCCTGGATTACGACGGCAACAACGGCACCGCCGCCCAAAACGTGAGTGTTGCCCTGACCCTGGCAAAAGGATAGAGAAATGGACGAACAAACCCAAAAATCGCTCTGGCAAAAGTTGCACCTGGATAAACCGATCCTTGCCATAACCGAAGAGGATCGGCATATCCTTCTGCACTTGCTGGGTGGGGAGGTCGTGCAGGTGGAGCGCCGCGACCTGGCTGCCCAGCTTCCCCTGGTTGGGCTTGGTGAGTTCCAGGCAGATAAAACCCCCGCTGCTGAACCCGTTGCACCAACCGCCAGCTCACCCAGACGCCCGCACCGTAAACCTTGAATCGCACCTTTGCCGAAAGGACGTGCCATGGATGTCATTCAATTTTCGACCGATCCAGCTGTGGGGGTTGCTGGCAGTGCTACCGCAAGCGCGCTCTCACCGATGCTGAGCGGTCTGGTCTATAAAGTGGTCTTGCGCTATCAGGGCGCGCCACCTGCCACCACCAACGTTAAGCTGAGCGACAGCAACGATCCTGCCAATGAGGCGATCGTCAACGTCACGGGCAACAGCGACCTGGTCCTTTACCCGCGCCGGGCAATGACCAACAACAACGGCGGCAACCTGACCTTCAACGGGACACAAATCGTGCCCACCCCTTATCCGCTGCACGGCAACCTGAAGCTCAGCCTGAGCCTGACCAACCCGGGGGTGACGGTCACTGCCACCGTGATCCTTTTACGGGGATGAATGCCATGGACGTTTTGAAACTGACTGCGATTGGCGGTCAATCGAACAGCGAAGGCTTTTCTGTGCCCCTCAGCGGCTTGATTTACAAGGTGCGTCTGGTCTTCAGCAACAACCCGGGCCCTCAAACCGATGTCACCCTGAGCGCCGCCGATGACCCGCCGGGCGAGTACATTGTCGATCGGAAAGATATTGCTTCGAACCTCACCCTCTACCCGCGCCGGGCGGTGCAGGATGCTGCGGGCAATCCCTTAACCCTGGATGGGACGCG from Anaerolineae bacterium includes the following:
- a CDS encoding Prophage Clp protease-like protein; its protein translation is MIKKKRGEMSENQPLILSQATVLLEAAQASHAFECRFVRAGRVRTASGELSDIEIEAQALQEAVAQGLFEGRAVFIDHASPLDYPSLRDLVGVTELAVYDAAEQAVRGRLRLYETPDGKAMHALLTRLVEDRQSGRPVPDVGLSLTFYPRWGRSDPQSNLRRVIGIRQIESVDLVFQPAADGRILHTLSQQKGTEMSAEESTPLASPPAVEETTVSPLTADMPGEPQTQPASQAAAVQDWSQALSASAAAFMIANSGLPGAARQKLLAQSYRTPSEVVEAIEQERAYLASLAQENVIQIGNTPPRQAQITVGASGLERLEQALEALIRGGRPPAGVQPLSGIRELYNLLSGDYEMTGVFQPQRVYLANVNSSTMANLVANVMNKVLAQEFSEYPQWWQPFVTQMDFNSLQDIRWITLGGVGELPTVPEGAAYTELNWGDKYETASFVKKGGYLGITIEAIDKDDTNRLRAAPRALAQAAWLTLGKAISNIFTTNNGGGPTLSDGLPLFHASHGNLGSTALSYSSWVAARNAMRKQSEVGSGERLGFLTAPRFLLVPPDLEVTALQILASAHDYSYTLANGLGPGPINVFSEGETADLRLRSARERVVVVDLWSDANDWAAVADPRLYPSIGLGYRYGRAPEIYSVSSPTAGLMFSNDVMPIKVRFFFAVGPVDYRGLYKANVS